One window of the Shimwellia blattae DSM 4481 = NBRC 105725 genome contains the following:
- a CDS encoding helix-turn-helix domain-containing protein codes for MRTLKEVIAAQTPESQARINEMAEEMILETGLQMMREELQLSQKAVADAMGIRQPAITQIEQRGNDIKLATLKRYIEAMGGKLSLDVELPTGKRIAFHI; via the coding sequence ATGAGAACACTAAAAGAAGTCATTGCCGCCCAGACGCCTGAGAGCCAGGCCCGCATTAACGAAATGGCCGAAGAGATGATTTTAGAAACGGGCCTCCAGATGATGCGTGAGGAGCTGCAGCTATCCCAGAAGGCGGTGGCCGACGCAATGGGCATCCGGCAGCCTGCCATTACACAGATTGAACAACGCGGGAATGATATCAAACTGGCCACGCTCAAACGCTATATTGAGGCCATGGGGGGTAAACTGAGCCTTGATGTTGAGTTGCCGACCGGTAAACGGATAGCTTTTCACATCTAA
- a CDS encoding type II toxin-antitoxin system RelE/ParE family toxin — MWTVFFGPVFDAWFEEQEPALKEKVLANLRNLEKYGPSLSRPYADTVYGSRYKNMKELRIQYSGYPVRAFFAFDPVRRAIVLCAGDKSNDKKFYDRMIRIADDEFSAHLATLEGSTK; from the coding sequence ATGTGGACTGTATTTTTTGGGCCAGTTTTTGATGCCTGGTTTGAAGAGCAAGAGCCCGCACTGAAGGAAAAAGTGTTAGCCAACCTGCGCAATCTGGAAAAGTACGGTCCTTCTCTTTCCCGGCCATATGCGGATACCGTTTATGGCTCACGATATAAAAACATGAAGGAGTTGCGCATTCAGTATTCCGGATACCCTGTCCGGGCATTTTTTGCGTTTGATCCGGTTCGCCGTGCCATTGTGCTTTGCGCCGGTGATAAAAGTAATGACAAAAAGTTTTACGACAGAATGATCCGCATTGCTGACGACGAGTTTTCCGCTCACCTTGCAACGTTGGAGGGTAGTACGAAATGA
- the metC gene encoding cystathionine beta-lyase, whose product MKNRPELSSWHISTQLSMLGRSPAQQYGFVNPPVYRGSTVIYPTCDAIRNKQAPFSYGTAGTPTIQSLENAWTALCNAAGTVLAPSGLGALALALFSVTRSGDHLLVTDSVYRPTRNFCHTLLARYGVSITFYDPLIGEEIDGLIRENTRAILLECPGSQSFEVQDIGAIVAVAQRRGISTIIDNTWATPLFCQVHALGIDLSVEAGTKYPGGHSDLLMGMVSANERHWPALRQTYDALAMLPGAEDCFLVLRGLRTMHLRVKEAESRGLEMAAWLQGQPEISRVLHPAMPDCPGHINWCRYFTGSTGLFSVVLDSRFTRQDVDNMLNNMKIFSMGFSWGGFESLIIPFDCTEYRTATTWRPGGLTLRIQIGLEDMADLKNDLVAGLARLRGE is encoded by the coding sequence ATGAAAAACAGACCTGAATTATCGTCATGGCATATCAGTACCCAGTTATCGATGCTGGGACGCTCCCCGGCGCAACAGTACGGATTTGTCAACCCACCGGTTTACCGGGGATCGACAGTCATTTACCCCACTTGTGATGCAATTCGTAATAAGCAGGCACCATTCTCTTACGGAACGGCGGGTACGCCAACGATTCAAAGCCTGGAGAATGCCTGGACCGCGTTGTGCAATGCGGCGGGAACAGTGCTTGCCCCTTCTGGTCTGGGGGCGCTGGCGCTGGCGCTGTTTTCTGTGACCCGCAGTGGTGATCATCTTCTGGTGACAGATTCAGTGTATCGGCCAACACGTAATTTTTGCCATACGCTGCTGGCCAGATATGGTGTCAGTATCACGTTTTATGATCCGTTAATTGGCGAGGAGATCGACGGGCTGATTAGGGAGAATACCCGGGCTATTTTGCTGGAGTGTCCGGGCTCACAGAGTTTTGAAGTACAGGATATCGGGGCGATTGTCGCAGTGGCGCAACGGCGAGGGATCAGCACCATTATAGATAATACCTGGGCTACGCCATTATTTTGTCAGGTACATGCGCTGGGTATTGATTTATCGGTTGAGGCGGGAACTAAGTATCCCGGCGGGCATTCAGATTTGCTGATGGGGATGGTTTCTGCGAATGAGCGTCACTGGCCTGCGCTGCGCCAGACGTATGATGCACTGGCGATGCTGCCTGGTGCGGAGGATTGTTTTCTGGTATTACGCGGTTTACGGACGATGCATTTACGAGTTAAAGAGGCCGAGTCCAGAGGGCTGGAGATGGCGGCCTGGCTTCAGGGGCAGCCGGAAATTAGCCGCGTGCTGCATCCGGCCATGCCGGACTGCCCGGGGCATATTAACTGGTGTCGGTATTTTACCGGATCAACCGGGTTATTTTCAGTGGTACTGGATAGTCGTTTTACCCGACAGGATGTTGATAATATGCTGAATAATATGAAGATATTTAGCATGGGATTTTCATGGGGAGGATTTGAGAGCCTGATTATTCCATTTGATTGTACGGAGTATCGCACTGCGACAACATGGCGCCCTGGTGGCCTGACGCTGCGTATTCAGATTGGCCTTGAAGATATGGCCGATCTGAAAAACGATCTGGTTGCCGGGTTAGCGCGTTTGCGTGGTGAGTAG
- a CDS encoding amino acid permease, with protein MIMTDDNTISSTMRNAKIPFTSYDAGWVVLCIGMAIGGGIIFLPVQIGLKGIWVFSLSVVVAYPALYMMQTLYLKTLSRSPEYKDYSGVITYYLGKNWGFFLGVTYFIMLLKGMLTYSLAATFDSASYLHTFGVTSQVLSDNGWYGLLVLTVLVSIAAQGEKLLFKISGPMVLLKLAIVILLGLIMIPHWNMANISLLPPVGELLVGMILTLPFTLFSILFVQILSPMNVAFRKTEPDAEIATYRALRASRIAYGILVCAVLFFAFSFTFSLSHEQAMEAASNNISAMAIVARVVPGEIIKVMSILLNVFAIVTAFFGIFLGFQEAMKGIVVNVLARFMNEQRINERAVSIGVAIFIVLLLWGWVLTHFPILLLQQIGAPVYGIVSCMIPCYLVLKVPQLKKYYSWRILFISGTGLLLCLSPFFKFLE; from the coding sequence ATGATTATGACTGATGATAATACAATATCCTCTACTATGCGTAATGCAAAAATTCCGTTTACCTCCTATGACGCCGGATGGGTAGTACTGTGTATTGGTATGGCAATTGGAGGTGGGATTATTTTTCTTCCGGTGCAGATAGGATTAAAAGGTATTTGGGTTTTTTCTCTCTCTGTGGTTGTGGCCTATCCGGCATTGTATATGATGCAGACCCTGTATCTTAAAACTTTATCCCGGAGCCCGGAATACAAGGATTACTCTGGCGTTATTACTTATTATCTGGGGAAAAACTGGGGTTTTTTCCTCGGAGTTACTTATTTTATCATGCTGCTGAAGGGTATGCTGACATATTCTCTGGCCGCGACATTTGATAGTGCTTCATATTTACATACCTTTGGCGTAACGAGCCAGGTACTCTCTGATAACGGTTGGTATGGTTTACTGGTACTCACGGTACTGGTTAGTATTGCGGCGCAGGGGGAGAAATTACTGTTTAAAATTTCCGGGCCCATGGTGCTGCTTAAACTGGCGATTGTTATCTTACTTGGGCTGATTATGATCCCGCACTGGAATATGGCGAATATTAGCCTGTTACCTCCAGTGGGGGAGCTGCTGGTGGGTATGATACTGACATTGCCATTTACCTTATTTTCTATTTTATTTGTTCAGATCCTTAGCCCAATGAATGTTGCTTTCAGAAAAACAGAACCTGATGCGGAGATCGCCACCTACCGGGCTCTGCGTGCGAGCCGTATCGCCTATGGTATTCTGGTCTGTGCCGTTCTTTTTTTCGCTTTTTCATTTACTTTTTCGCTTAGTCATGAGCAGGCAATGGAGGCAGCGAGTAATAATATCTCAGCGATGGCTATTGTTGCCAGGGTTGTACCGGGTGAAATAATTAAGGTGATGTCTATATTGTTGAATGTATTTGCCATTGTGACGGCATTCTTCGGCATATTTCTTGGCTTTCAGGAAGCGATGAAGGGCATAGTGGTTAATGTATTGGCGCGTTTTATGAATGAGCAGCGGATTAATGAACGAGCCGTTAGTATTGGTGTGGCGATATTTATTGTGCTACTGCTATGGGGATGGGTACTGACCCATTTCCCTATTCTGCTTTTGCAACAGATAGGGGCCCCGGTATACGGTATTGTCTCTTGTATGATCCCCTGTTATCTGGTGCTTAAGGTGCCACAATTGAAAAAATATTACTCGTGGCGAATTTTATTTATCTCCGGTACGGGCCTGCTGTTGTGCCTGTCACCATTTTTTAAATTCCTTGAATAA
- a CDS encoding LysR family transcriptional regulator, giving the protein MITSGTLQQLTIFVRIIITGSFTRAARELGLSPSAVSKSLAKLETQLETQLIKRGSRKLFLTWRGEVLFNQALALLEECEHMLTPGRASPDQRNIIKLSCPVAWGVEILSPLISGYQQAYPLTSLHIELSDQLISFAETHFDLALRITRQMEPAENKTLLARVHWIYCCSPDYLYGKPAIASPRDVASHHCLSNPMAAYHNSWIFSGPDGEQIIPVNAAITARSSLVLLRILLRHGGISCLPDYLVKPYIKKGVLVRLFPGINAGRSHYLYAIQRKNKHGNPLIGSFIDYLQQALR; this is encoded by the coding sequence ATGATTACATCCGGAACGTTACAACAGCTCACGATATTTGTACGCATCATTATTACCGGTAGCTTTACCCGGGCAGCCAGAGAGTTGGGGCTTTCGCCATCAGCGGTCAGTAAAAGCCTGGCAAAACTGGAAACCCAACTCGAGACCCAACTGATAAAAAGAGGTAGCCGTAAATTATTCCTCACCTGGCGCGGTGAAGTGCTTTTTAATCAGGCTCTGGCGCTGCTGGAAGAGTGCGAACATATGCTGACACCTGGCAGAGCCTCCCCTGACCAGCGCAACATTATCAAACTCTCCTGCCCGGTGGCCTGGGGGGTTGAAATTTTATCACCGCTGATTAGCGGATATCAGCAAGCGTATCCGCTGACCAGCCTGCATATTGAGCTCAGTGATCAGTTAATCAGTTTTGCCGAAACCCATTTCGATCTGGCACTGCGGATCACCCGCCAGATGGAGCCGGCTGAAAATAAAACCTTGCTGGCCCGGGTACACTGGATCTACTGCTGCTCACCGGATTACCTGTATGGTAAGCCAGCTATTGCATCGCCCCGGGATGTGGCCAGCCACCACTGCCTGTCCAACCCAATGGCCGCATATCACAATAGCTGGATATTCAGTGGTCCGGATGGTGAGCAGATTATCCCGGTAAATGCCGCAATTACAGCCCGCTCCAGTCTGGTATTACTGCGGATCCTGCTACGCCACGGCGGTATATCCTGCTTACCGGACTACCTGGTCAAGCCTTATATCAAAAAGGGGGTGCTTGTCCGGCTATTCCCCGGGATAAATGCTGGCCGCTCACACTACTTATACGCCATACAGCGCAAAAACAAGCATGGTAACCCATTGATCGGCTCGTTTATTGACTACCTACAGCAGGCGCTGCGCTAA
- a CDS encoding CRISPR-associated helicase/endonuclease Cas3 — protein sequence MATIPDADFLHYWGKTNRTPDDKHSAPYHLLAWHCLDVAACGHYMVRNNLFQAREMLAACGLTGQDAENWIIWLLACHDIGKFARGFQRYAAFPGTPLVPPLAGVAAMERHDSLGFYLWQTLFSAWCNQENQLLADSAPENRRRYKSALTTWMQIATGHHGIPPDTLENKSALAFDAADIRAACHYLETLTRHFPFTLPQSWKTRDGQKTLKQHSWFFAGLTILADWMGSDQAQFPLLSEPMTIDTYWPLACEKAQRAVSRLPAPSAHSAYHDHRALFPFIDQLTPLQQQAATLDISAPGPQLMILEDVTGAGKTEAALILTHRLMAAGKGSGLYVGLPTMATANAMYTRLAQAYRALFATEASPSLVLAHGGRHMSAAFSQSLWQPTSTQAQDYAPDDPNTSAACHAWFADSRKKALLAEVGVGTLDQLLMGVMPFRHQSLRLLGMQNKILLLDEVHAYDGYMVKLLEGLLRFHAAQGGSAIILSATLPAALREKLLSAFESGAGFLPGGDSQPAGYPWLSHRTSHGLAEYQLATREEVRRTVAIDWLHSRDEALAVVHRAVAARQCVCWIRNTVDDATGIFRHLLNEGIIPKEDLLLFHSRFAFGDRMDIEEKTLSWFGKHTPQGARRGKVLIATQVVEQSLDLDFDWMISDLAPIDFLIQRAGRLQRHIRDARGRCKATLPDERHPPVLHILAPEWQPEAAPGWLGTELRSSGFVYQDQACLWRSQAMLRQFGEIRMPDNARQLVDGVYEQQISAPEGLQPLADLAFGKVLSQRAVAAQNLLLRDKGYARDASDFLWSDNREFSTRTGEESVDIYLAWRDDNGQLQPQASGGDFPWELSHLSVRLSWWQKHAASLDTPDDDTLAHFRTTHHRPAAQVVLVSPQGVAPWYSKQTGLGLADGEHLAG from the coding sequence ATGGCAACAATACCGGACGCTGATTTTCTTCACTACTGGGGGAAAACTAACCGCACACCGGACGATAAACACAGTGCCCCCTACCATTTGCTGGCCTGGCACTGCCTGGATGTGGCAGCCTGCGGCCATTACATGGTGCGCAACAACCTGTTCCAGGCCCGGGAGATGCTGGCCGCCTGCGGGCTAACCGGCCAGGACGCTGAAAACTGGATAATCTGGCTGCTGGCCTGCCACGATATCGGAAAATTTGCCCGCGGCTTTCAGCGCTACGCAGCGTTCCCCGGCACTCCGCTGGTTCCCCCACTGGCGGGGGTAGCCGCCATGGAGCGCCATGACTCGCTGGGTTTTTATCTGTGGCAGACATTATTTTCCGCCTGGTGCAACCAGGAGAATCAGCTGCTGGCGGATAGCGCACCGGAAAACCGCAGGCGCTATAAAAGCGCCTTAACCACCTGGATGCAGATAGCCACGGGGCACCACGGTATTCCCCCCGACACCCTGGAAAATAAAAGCGCGCTGGCATTTGATGCCGCCGATATCCGCGCCGCCTGCCATTACCTGGAAACATTAACCCGGCATTTTCCCTTCACGCTCCCGCAGAGCTGGAAAACCCGGGACGGCCAGAAAACACTCAAACAGCACAGCTGGTTTTTTGCCGGGCTGACGATCCTGGCAGACTGGATGGGCTCTGATCAGGCGCAGTTTCCGCTGCTCAGCGAGCCAATGACCATAGACACCTACTGGCCTCTTGCCTGTGAAAAGGCACAGCGCGCCGTCTCCCGGCTGCCTGCCCCTTCAGCTCACAGCGCTTACCATGATCACCGGGCGCTGTTTCCGTTTATCGACCAGTTAACCCCGCTCCAGCAGCAGGCGGCTACGCTGGATATTTCAGCCCCCGGGCCGCAGCTGATGATTCTGGAAGATGTTACCGGTGCCGGGAAAACCGAAGCGGCGCTGATCCTCACTCACCGGCTGATGGCGGCCGGTAAGGGGAGCGGGTTATATGTTGGGTTGCCGACCATGGCAACCGCCAACGCCATGTATACCCGCCTGGCCCAGGCTTACCGCGCGCTCTTCGCCACAGAGGCGAGCCCCTCTCTGGTACTGGCCCACGGCGGGCGCCATATGTCTGCCGCGTTTAGCCAGTCCCTCTGGCAGCCCACCAGCACCCAGGCACAGGACTATGCCCCGGACGATCCCAACACCAGCGCCGCCTGCCATGCCTGGTTTGCTGACTCACGTAAAAAAGCCCTGCTGGCAGAAGTTGGGGTCGGCACACTGGATCAGTTGCTGATGGGGGTGATGCCGTTTCGCCATCAGAGCCTGCGGCTGCTGGGCATGCAGAACAAAATTCTGCTGCTGGATGAAGTCCACGCCTATGATGGCTATATGGTGAAACTGCTGGAAGGGTTACTGCGCTTTCACGCCGCCCAGGGGGGCAGCGCTATTATTCTCAGCGCCACGCTTCCCGCCGCGCTGCGGGAAAAGTTACTCAGTGCCTTTGAGAGCGGTGCCGGTTTTCTTCCCGGTGGTGACAGCCAGCCTGCGGGATACCCCTGGCTGAGCCACCGTACATCTCACGGGCTGGCGGAATATCAGCTGGCAACCCGCGAGGAAGTCCGGCGTACTGTCGCCATCGACTGGCTCCACAGCCGTGACGAAGCGCTGGCCGTAGTGCACCGGGCAGTCGCTGCCAGGCAGTGCGTGTGCTGGATCCGTAACACCGTGGATGACGCCACCGGCATATTCCGCCATCTGCTGAATGAGGGGATCATTCCCAAAGAGGATCTGCTGCTGTTTCACAGCCGCTTTGCCTTTGGCGACCGGATGGATATCGAAGAAAAGACCCTCTCCTGGTTCGGTAAGCACACTCCGCAGGGAGCGCGCCGGGGTAAAGTGCTGATCGCCACCCAGGTAGTGGAGCAGAGCCTCGATCTGGATTTTGACTGGATGATTTCCGATCTCGCCCCGATCGATTTCCTGATCCAGCGGGCGGGCCGCCTGCAGCGCCATATCCGCGATGCCCGGGGCCGGTGTAAAGCCACCCTGCCCGACGAGCGCCATCCGCCGGTATTGCATATTCTGGCCCCGGAATGGCAACCGGAGGCCGCCCCCGGCTGGCTGGGAACAGAGCTGCGCAGTAGCGGTTTTGTCTACCAGGATCAGGCATGCCTGTGGCGCAGCCAGGCAATGTTGCGCCAGTTCGGGGAGATTCGCATGCCGGACAATGCCCGCCAGCTGGTTGACGGGGTTTATGAGCAGCAGATCAGTGCCCCAGAGGGGTTGCAGCCGCTGGCGGATCTGGCTTTTGGCAAGGTGCTCAGCCAGCGTGCGGTGGCGGCACAAAACCTGTTGCTGCGGGACAAGGGTTACGCCCGGGACGCCAGTGATTTTTTATGGAGCGATAACCGGGAGTTCTCTACCCGAACCGGGGAAGAGAGCGTGGATATCTACCTCGCCTGGCGCGATGACAACGGTCAGTTGCAGCCGCAGGCCAGTGGTGGCGACTTCCCCTGGGAACTGAGTCACCTGTCTGTGCGCCTCTCCTGGTGGCAAAAACATGCCGCCAGCCTGGATACCCCGGACGACGACACACTGGCGCACTTTCGCACTACGCACCACCGCCCGGCAGCACAGGTGGTCCTGGTCTCACCACAGGGAGTGGCTCCCTGGTACAGCAAGCAAACCGGCCTGGGCCTGGCGGACGGGGAACATCTCGCCGGGTGA
- a CDS encoding IS3 family transposase (programmed frameshift) has product MKKSRFTDSQIMAILKQAEAGTPVAELCREHGMSNASFYKWRSRFGGMDASMMARLKELEDENRRLKKMYAEERLKAEIIQEAMGKKVVKPSQRKQMAQDAVRHRSVSIRFACQLFVVSESCYRYQPQLNEENTVIADWLLRITDSQRNWGFGLCFLYLRNVKGFKFNHKRVYRIYCELSLNRRIKPKKRLKRDKPEPLAVPESRNECWSMDFMHDQLSDGRSVRLLNVIDDFNREALAIEVDFSLPANRVVRTLEQLIEWKGKPAAIRCDNGPEYTGKILMSWAAQQNITLRFIQPGKPQQNAYIERYNRTVRYDWLGQHLFTSLDELQDYATRWQWFYNHERPNMALNGFTPMQHIQRMT; this is encoded by the exons ATGAAAAAATCACGCTTTACCGACAGCCAGATCATGGCCATCCTCAAGCAGGCTGAGGCCGGAACGCCAGTTGCTGAACTGTGCCGCGAGCATGGTATGAGCAATGCCAGTTTCTACAAGTGGCGTTCACGCTTTGGCGGAATGGATGCATCCATGATGGCCCGACTAAAAGAGCTGGAAGATGAAAACCGCCGCCTGAAAAAGATGTATGCCGAAGAACGGCTCAAAGCCGAAATTATTCAGGAGGCTATGG GCAAAAAAGTGGTGAAGCCATCGCAGCGAAAGCAGATGGCACAGGACGCGGTCAGGCACCGAAGCGTCAGCATACGTTTTGCCTGCCAGTTGTTTGTTGTCAGCGAAAGTTGCTATCGCTATCAGCCTCAACTGAATGAAGAAAACACGGTTATTGCTGACTGGCTACTCCGTATCACCGACAGTCAGCGCAACTGGGGTTTTGGTCTGTGCTTTTTGTACCTGCGTAACGTAAAAGGCTTTAAGTTCAATCACAAAAGGGTATACCGGATTTATTGCGAGTTGTCGCTGAACAGGCGAATTAAACCGAAAAAACGACTGAAACGGGATAAGCCCGAGCCGCTGGCGGTGCCTGAAAGCCGCAATGAATGCTGGTCGATGGACTTCATGCACGATCAACTGTCGGATGGTCGTTCCGTCCGATTGCTGAATGTTATCGATGACTTTAATCGTGAAGCGCTGGCCATTGAGGTAGATTTTTCTCTTCCCGCAAATCGTGTGGTGAGGACACTCGAACAACTGATTGAGTGGAAAGGTAAACCAGCAGCAATACGATGTGATAATGGGCCAGAATATACCGGCAAGATACTGATGTCATGGGCTGCTCAGCAGAATATCACCCTGCGTTTTATTCAACCCGGAAAACCTCAGCAAAATGCATATATTGAGCGATATAACCGGACTGTACGTTATGACTGGCTGGGACAGCACCTGTTTACATCACTGGACGAATTGCAGGACTATGCCACACGCTGGCAATGGTTTTATAATCACGAGCGTCCGAATATGGCACTGAATGGTTTCACGCCAATGCAGCATATTCAACGCATGACCTGA
- a CDS encoding heme lyase NrfEFG subunit NrfG: MLVAGYLLVPRWQAVRQEQQRLMTPADELAGLQQKIQADPQNGALWALLGEYYLWRNAYGPALQAYRQALNTGEAPAQYYAALATVLYYQAGQQMTPAARTMLNRALELDPQEVTALMLQASSAFMQADYPQAIVLWQQILDTHSARINSRQIVDAINMARLMSTAQPAQSRTD; encoded by the coding sequence ATGCTGGTGGCCGGGTATCTGCTGGTCCCTCGCTGGCAGGCCGTGCGCCAGGAGCAGCAGCGTCTGATGACACCTGCTGATGAGCTGGCCGGGTTGCAGCAAAAAATTCAGGCTGATCCCCAAAATGGTGCCCTGTGGGCTCTGCTGGGAGAGTATTACCTCTGGCGTAACGCCTATGGGCCCGCGTTGCAGGCATACCGCCAGGCGCTGAACACCGGGGAGGCGCCAGCACAATACTACGCGGCGCTGGCCACGGTGCTGTATTACCAGGCCGGGCAGCAAATGACACCGGCTGCGCGCACCATGCTTAATCGTGCGCTGGAACTGGATCCGCAAGAAGTCACCGCCCTGATGCTGCAGGCATCCAGTGCATTTATGCAGGCGGATTACCCGCAGGCAATTGTCCTGTGGCAACAGATCCTCGACACCCACTCAGCGCGCATTAACAGCCGCCAGATTGTCGATGCCATTAATATGGCGCGCCTTATGTCAACCGCACAGCCTGCGCAGTCGCGTACTGATTAG